A genomic window from Gossypium hirsutum isolate 1008001.06 chromosome D10, Gossypium_hirsutum_v2.1, whole genome shotgun sequence includes:
- the LOC107931797 gene encoding protein trichome birefringence-like 40 — protein sequence MEEGLELVFHILASRIKLQAKGISPSHYNGIDWNEPGVRNCSRQTTPFKGSIYPTGLPLAEYVVKEVIRNIKKPVHLLDITMLSQLRKDAHPSTYNDFNGMDCTHWCVAGLPDTWNLLLYAALIK from the exons atggaagagggttTGGAGCTGGTATTCCATATTTTGGCTTcaa ggattaaattgcaggCAAAAGGAATTTCCCCTTCTCACTACAA TGGCATAGATTGGAATGAGCCAGGAGTAAGGAATTGTTCAAGGCAGACGACACCATTCAAGGGATCGATTTATCCAACTGGTTTGCCTCTGGCAGAGTACGTAGTTAAAGAGGTCATAAGGAACATCAAGAAACCTGTTCATTTGCTTGATATTACAATGCTCTCTCAATTAAGAAAAGATGCACATCCTAGCACTTACAATGACTTCAACGGCATGGATTGCACCCACTGGTGCGTTGCCGGCCTCCCCGATACATGGAATCTACTTCTGTATGCAGCTCTCATCAAATAG